The DNA segment CCGGCGGGCAGCTTCACCTCCTGAGCGCCATAGGCGTCCTCGATCACGAGTTCACCGCCATCATACTCGGCCGGATCGGTGAGGAAGATGGTGGTCGAAACATCCGCGCGCAGGCGCTGGCCGGTGCCGGGAATGGAGCGTATCGAACCGTCGACATGGGCGCCGAACTTCATGCCCACATCGTAGCGGTTGAACATCGGCGGCAGCACGCGCAGCGGCATCGCCGCGGAATTGAAGATCGGGTTGCGCCCCAGCGCGCGCAGGATCACGTCGCCCAGTTCCTGCGCCTCGCGCGATTCCACCGGAATCTGCAGGTTGAATTTCGACTTCGCCGCCTGCGGACCGGCGCTCACGCGCCCGTCCACCCAGGGCGAGGCGTCGAGAACGGCCCGGCAATGGGCCACTTCCTCCGGGGTGAGGATGTCGGGGATCTGGATCAGCATGGGCAACGTCCAAACAGCGGGAGGAGAAAACAAAAAGAGGGGAAAGCAGGCACGTGCCTGCCCTCCCCCAATTTGAAGCGGTCGATCGAAAACGAGGGGCGCCTGATCAGAAGGTCGCGCCCACCGTAAGGGTGAAGGTGCGGCCCGAGGCCGGGACGGCGCGGTTGCCCCAGCCGGCGGCGTAGTTCAGCTCGTCGGTCAGGTTGTAGGCATTGAGCGCCACCCGGTAATTGTCCTTCTCGTAGGACACCAGCGCGTCCAGCGAGAAGGTCTCGGGAATGATCGCGGTGTTGGCGGTGTTGGTGTAGTACTCGTCGGCGTAGGTCACGCCCGCGCCCACCAGCAGCTGGCCCGGAATCTGGTGGAAGGCCTTGCTGAGATTGTAGGTCGTCCACAGAGTGAAGTTGTTCGTCGAGACGAAGGGCACCTCGTTGCCGACATACTCATCCGTCGTCGAGGTCATGATCTCGCTGTCGTAATAGGCGTAGGACGCCTGGATCGACCATGCCTCGGTGATGGTGCCGGTGAGGCCCAGTTCCACGCCCTGCACGCGCTGGTTCTCACCGGTCTCGACCGTGTCGCCGGTCACCGGGTCGGTATAGAAGGCGTTGCTCTTGTCGGTGCGGAACAGCGCGCCGGTCACGCCCAGCTTGCCCTCCAGGAACGACACCTTGAAGCCGGCCTCCCAGGTCTCGTTATCCTCGGGGTCGAGATCCTGCTGGTCGGCATTGACCACGGTGATGTCGTTGGTCGGGAACGCGCCCTGCGGGGTGAAGGACTTGGCCCAGCTCACATAATAGGTCTGGAACTGTGTCGGCTCCCAGATCACGCTGACCTTCGGGCTCCAGAAGGTGGTGTGGCTGTCCGCGTTCACCCACTGCCCGCCGCCCGTCGTGGTCCAATAGGAATAGTCGGACGAATAGCTGTCGTAGCGCGCACCGGCGAGCAGCGAGATCTGGTCGGTGAACCAAACCCGGTCGCTGATGAAGGCGCCGAAATCATTGGCCGAGGAATCCCGCTGGCCGTTGTTGCCGTAGGGGTTCGAGTAGAGATAGTAGCCCGTGGTGTTCTCGTAGACCGGGTTCCAGATCGTCGAGGTGCCCTTGTCGCCCGCAACGGAAACCAGCGTGCGCTCGCTCGACGTCGTGTTGAGGTCGATGCCCGCGACCAGTTCGTGGCGCAGGGCCCCGGTCTCGAACTTCGCGGTCAGGGTGGTGATGTTCTGGACGCTCCAGCTCTCCTGATAATAGCCGGGATTGCCGCCGCCGAAGCTGATGTCGGGATCCATGCCGGCGAAGAACTGGCCGGTGCAGCTCGCCGCATACTGGGCTTCCGTCGGCGTCGAGCCACGGCTGCCGCCGGTGGAGCAGCCCGGAACCGTGGTCGCGAAATCACGGGTGTAGTAGCCGAAGCGGGTGTCGTTCGAGACGGTGAGCCAGTCGTTGACTTCCTTCTTGAAGTTCACCGTCAGCATGTTGACGTCGGTCACGTCCTGGTCGGTCACCTTGCCGTAGAACGTGTCGCGCGGCACGCCGAACTCCGTCACCGGCTGGCCCAGCGAGCCGAAGCGCGCGACGTCGCCGAACTGCGGGGTGACGACGGGCACGCCGTAATCGGGCGTGCGCTCGCCGTGCTGGTACAGGTAGTTGACGTGCAGCGTCTGGTCGGTGCCGAGGCCAAAGCCGACATCGGCCATGACGCCATAGCGGTTCGACTCGACATGGTTGCGGTCGGCGACGTCCTGCTCGTTCACCATGCCGACGATGCGGATGGCCGAGGTGTCGCCGAACTGCTTGTTGATGTCGAACACGCCGCGATAGAGCGGGCCGCTGCCGAACTGGCCCTCGACATCATATTTGTCGCCCAGATGCGCCGCCTTCAGCGTGGAGTTGATGGCGCCGCCCGTCGTGCCGACGCCGAAGCTCTCGGAGGTCGAGCCCTTGAACACCTCGACGCTCTCATAGGCGAAGCTGTCGCGGACATAGACGCCGAAATCGCGCAGGCCGTTGATGTAGATGTCGCCCTTGGCCTGGAAGCCGCGAATGCGGAACTGGTCGCCATTCATGCCACCGCCGCCCTCGCCGATGCCGGAGGTGACGCCGGGAACGTTGCGCAGCGCCTGCTCCAGCGTGGTGACGCCCTGCTGCTGCATGGTCTGCTGGGTGATGACCTGAACGGTCTGCGGCGTGTCCTGCACCGTGCCGGGCAGGCGCGACAGGCCGGTGGACGCTTCGAGCGTGTTCGCCGGCGAGCCATCACCTTCCACGGTGATGGTGGAGAGCTCCTCACCCAGCGTTGAGTCGGCGGCTTCCTGCGCCACCGCCCCGAACATCGGTATTGCCGACATCGTTACAGCAAGCCCGGCCGTCAAAGCAGCATTAGGAGCCTGCGACCGAAGCGTTCTCAAAGTTTTCATCTTGCCCAACCCCTTATTGGTATCTTTCTCGGTCTCCTATCCGTGATTCCAAGTGTCTTCAAACATTATGTTTTTTATCTATTCCAATGACGACTTGAGCATTTCGCGTCCAGATTCATATTTTAATTATTCAAAACTAAATCTGCCGCGCGCTACTTGTTGGTTTCCGAACATGGACCTTATGTAACTCAACGAAATTTCGATTGCCGGCTGACGCGCCACCGTCGCCGCGCCGCCCGGAGCACGCCGTCCCGCCATGGCCGACCACTGGATTTCCTTCTCCGAACTGAAGCGAATGGGCCCCGATGTGTTGCGCGCGCGCATCAGTGAGGGACCCGAGCAGGCGGCCCACTGGGTGCGCGCGGCCGCGCTCAGCGGGCTGGTCAACGCGCAGCTCGCCTGGGGCCGGATGCTGGTGGACGGTCATGGCGTTCCGCGTGATCCGCAGGCCGGCTTTCGCTGGTTCTCCATTGCCGCGGGTTCGGGAAACGCGGAGGCGATCAACATGGTGGGGCGCTGCCACGAATGCGGCTGGGGCGTCGAACGCGACCCCGTCGCCGCCGCGCGGCAGTATCGAACGGCGGCGGAGAAAGGCCACGCCTGGGCGCAGTTCAATCTCGCCACCCTGCTGCTCGGCGGCACCGACACCCCGGCCGAGCGGGATGAGGCGCTGCACTGGTATGTCCGCTCGGCACGCGCGGGCCACGCAAAGTCCGCCTCGATGGTTGGGCGTTTCCTTGAACATGGCTGGAACCGGCCGGCCCGGCCGGCGGCAGCGCTGCGCTGGTATCGCCGCGGTGCCGAGGGCGACGACTATCGCGGCCAGTTCGACTATGCCCGTCTGCTGCTGGAGCGCACCGGCCGGCTCGACCTGGCCCTGCCCTGGTTCGCGCGCTCGGTGACGAACGGGGTGCCGTTGTTCTGCCGCGAGGTCGGCGAGGGACTGCGCCATGCCGGCGCGCCCGAATTGCGGCGGATTGCACTTGGCGCGCTGGAGCGGGCC comes from the Ancylobacter pratisalsi genome and includes:
- a CDS encoding tetratricopeptide repeat protein, which encodes MADHWISFSELKRMGPDVLRARISEGPEQAAHWVRAAALSGLVNAQLAWGRMLVDGHGVPRDPQAGFRWFSIAAGSGNAEAINMVGRCHECGWGVERDPVAAARQYRTAAEKGHAWAQFNLATLLLGGTDTPAERDEALHWYVRSARAGHAKSASMVGRFLEHGWNRPARPAAALRWYRRGAEGDDYRGQFDYARLLLERTGRLDLALPWFARSVTNGVPLFCREVGEGLRHAGAPELRRIALGALERACASGASVDMRRYASALAEGLGGEATPEAAKAAFARARAIEAASSASTACVRTD
- a CDS encoding Fe2+-dependent dioxygenase, yielding MLIQIPDILTPEEVAHCRAVLDASPWVDGRVSAGPQAAKSKFNLQIPVESREAQELGDVILRALGRNPIFNSAAMPLRVLPPMFNRYDVGMKFGAHVDGSIRSIPGTGQRLRADVSTTIFLTDPAEYDGGELVIEDAYGAQEVKLPAGHAVVYPATSLHSVNEITRGSRWGSFFWSQSMIRDQGQRAMLYDLDMAIMATRTKLPDEDPAVLALANVYHNLVRSWAEL
- a CDS encoding TonB-dependent receptor, with product MSAIPMFGAVAQEAADSTLGEELSTITVEGDGSPANTLEASTGLSRLPGTVQDTPQTVQVITQQTMQQQGVTTLEQALRNVPGVTSGIGEGGGGMNGDQFRIRGFQAKGDIYINGLRDFGVYVRDSFAYESVEVFKGSTSESFGVGTTGGAINSTLKAAHLGDKYDVEGQFGSGPLYRGVFDINKQFGDTSAIRIVGMVNEQDVADRNHVESNRYGVMADVGFGLGTDQTLHVNYLYQHGERTPDYGVPVVTPQFGDVARFGSLGQPVTEFGVPRDTFYGKVTDQDVTDVNMLTVNFKKEVNDWLTVSNDTRFGYYTRDFATTVPGCSTGGSRGSTPTEAQYAASCTGQFFAGMDPDISFGGGNPGYYQESWSVQNITTLTAKFETGALRHELVAGIDLNTTSSERTLVSVAGDKGTSTIWNPVYENTTGYYLYSNPYGNNGQRDSSANDFGAFISDRVWFTDQISLLAGARYDSYSSDYSYWTTTGGGQWVNADSHTTFWSPKVSVIWEPTQFQTYYVSWAKSFTPQGAFPTNDITVVNADQQDLDPEDNETWEAGFKVSFLEGKLGVTGALFRTDKSNAFYTDPVTGDTVETGENQRVQGVELGLTGTITEAWSIQASYAYYDSEIMTSTTDEYVGNEVPFVSTNNFTLWTTYNLSKAFHQIPGQLLVGAGVTYADEYYTNTANTAIIPETFSLDALVSYEKDNYRVALNAYNLTDELNYAAGWGNRAVPASGRTFTLTVGATF